From Hymenobacter sediminicola:
TCGTTGCCAGACAGTATCCGTATCAAGGCAGCTGGCGGGATTCGTACGCGGGCTGCGGCTCTGGCGCTGGTAGCGGCCGGTGCCGACCGACTCGGCTCGTCCAACAGTCTGGCTTTGCTTCAAGAAGATGATGAAACCCTACCTGCGTAACGTGCTGCTGTTTTCTGCTTTTCTGGCCCTTGGGGCGTGTGCGGCTACCGCGCCAGCCTCCACCGGCACCACGGCCCCCGTCGATACGGCTAAAACGAAGCCTGCCCAGCCACTACCCGCCGAAGACCTAGGCCGCTACCGGCCGGTATTTGTGGCACCGAAGGAGGTGGCCGCTCCGGTGACAAAACCGGCGGTAGCACCCACCAACCACGTAAACCCGCAGATTGAGCAACGCCTCCGCGACCAGGCGTACACCAACCAGAACGTGAAATATGCGCAGGGCTACCGCATTCTAGCCTACGTGGGGCTGGAGCGCGACAAGGCCATGAGTATCCGCCGCTCCGTCATCAGCCGCTACCCCGACGAAACCGATTACCTCACATTCAAACAACCCGTATTTCGCCTCTATATCGGCGACTACCTCACGCGCCTCGATGCCGAGCAAGCCATGTTGCGCATCCGGCCGCTGGCCCCGAAAGCCGAGCTGGAATCAGCACAGGTTGTACTGAACAAAACTGCGTTTTAGCCGTGGCTACCATTCGGGAGTTGCAGTGGGAGGAGCTGGACCTGTTGCAGGCGCTGGAAATAGTACCCGTAGACAACGATAACGGAGGTATCGAGTGTCGGGTAGACCAGCAAAACCTCACGCTGCACCTGACGCTGTGGCCCTACGCTGGCGTGGTAGACCTGACGCTAGTGGAACAAAGCAGCAAAGCAGTTTTGCTGGATTTCACGGTAGCCGTGCGCGGCCGCATCCGCTACAACAACGACAAGCGTGGCCAGTATCTGGAGTTTCCGGATTGCGTGCTGGTGAGCCGCATTTCCGTCTCCTCAGAGCAGGACGAGGCCGCTTTCAGTCCCAACACGTTTGGCCGGCCCATGCTGGTTGCCATTCATCCGCGCCTGAGCGTACTATTCGAGTAGGCGCGTTTTTTCTGACTATGCAACATCTTCTGTCCCGCATCAAGACCCTGGCCGCCGAGCATGCCGCCGATACAGTGGCGTTGCGCCAGCACCTGCACGCCCATCCCGAGTTGTCGTTTGAGGAGCACAACACCGTGGCCTTCGTGACAGAGCAGCTGCGTAAGATGGGCCTCAAGCCCCAACCCATTGCCAACACCGGCGTGGTAGCGCTTATCGAAGGCCGCAACCCCGGCACCCGCACCGTGGCGCTGCGCGCTGATATGGATGCTCTGCCCATTACGGAGCAGAATGAGGTGCCCTACAAATCCACGAACCCCGGCGTGATGCACGCCTGCGGCCACGATGTACACACCTCATCGTTGCTGGGGGCGGCCCGCATTCTGACGGAGCTGAAAGACGAGTTTGAAGGGACCGTGAAGCTGATGTTTCAGCCCGGCGAAGAGAAACTGCCCGGCGGTGCTTCGCTCATGATTCAGGAAGGCGTACTCGAAAACCCCAAACCAGCCAGCGTACTGGGCCAGCACGTATTCCCGATGCTGCCGGCCGGCCAGATTGGTATCCGGCCGGGGCGCTACATGGCCAGCACCGACGAGCTGTATCTGACCGTGCGTGGCAAAGGGGGCCACGGCGCCATGCCTGAAATGAACCTCGACCCAGTGTTGGTAGCCGCCCACATTATTGTGGCCGCGCAGCAGCTGGTGAGCCGCCGCGCCAATCCCAAGCTGCCCACGGTGCTGTCGTTCGGCAAAGTCATTGCCAACGGTGCCACCAACGTCATTCCGAACGAAGTATACCTGGAAGGCACGTTCCGGACGCTGAACGAGGAGTGGCGCAATGAAGCCCACGGCCACCTGCGCCGCCTCTGCGAAGGCCTGGCCGACGCTATGGGCGCGACGTGCGAGCTGGAAATCCGGCGCGGCTACCCGTATCTGGAGAACGAGCCTAAGCTCACGGCGCGGGTCCGGGAGGCGGCCGAACAATATCTGGGCGCTGAAAACGTAATTGAGCTGGACCAGTGGATGGCGGCCGAGGATTTCGCCTACTTCTCACAAGCCGCTGATGCCTGTTTCTACCGCCTCGGTACGCGTGCTCAGGATGGCCGCTTCGCCTCGTCGGTGCATACGCCTACCTTCGATATCGAGCCCCAAGCCCTAGAAACGGGCCCCGGCCTGATGGCTTGGCTTACGCTGCAGGAGTTGGCCGTTCACTAAGACTGTCTAATTTTTACTTCCTATTGCTCCGATGTCGTATCGTCTTTGCCTGCTATTAGCCGCTTGCGGCCTGCTTTGCACCACTACTGCTACCGCCCAGCGCCGCTACCACCGCGACCTGATTGTCATTCCTGAGTTGCAAGCCGAGTGGGCATTGAAAGGCAATGATTACATCGTCACTTCCTTCAATCTTCGTAGCCTGACCGGTCCATCCAGCCCGGGCGGTACGTTCGCCGGCGCGCAGCTCTTCGCTGGCTACGAGCACTGGCTGTCCGAAAAGTGGAGCTGGGGGCCTACGCTCCGGCTACAGGGCGGCGACTTGATTGGGTTTGCGGGAGAAGGGTTAGGCTTGGCCGGCGAAATATCGGCGGGCGCGTTGTTGCGCCACACCGGTACTATCGGCTCATTCCGCTTCAGCCAGCGGCTGGGCGTGGAATACAGCGTACCGCTAGATGAGTACATCGAAGACCGCGCCCTGTCGCGCCTACGCCTGGAGGTGGACCGGCTGTTTCCGCTAACTGAAAAAATGGTACTACGCCCACGCATTGCCTACGAAGCTGCAGCCTACGTGCGCCTGCAGCGCGACGAAACCGACCTGAAAGAGCGGGTAATCGACTACGGAACACTACGCGGGGAAATTGGCTGGCGCGTGTCGCCGCGCTTCGATGTGACGCCGTGGCTGGCCTCTCAAACCATATACTATAATGCGCTGCCGCAGTACAATTCCGATGGGGTAGAAGTAAGCGGCGGCCGTTCCAATCTGGTCGGTCCGGTAGCTGGCTTGGATGTGCGCTTCACATTCCTGGGCAAAAACGCCTCCGTTGAACGCCAACAGCTTCCCACGCAACACTAATCCTTTACCAACAGCCTGTTTTGAGGCTTCTATTTGGTGCATTTCTATGTGTGAGGCGTAGAGAGTGACCTTTTGTCTGATTGCAAAAAGTGAGATTGGGGCTGATGAGTGCTGGTTTGTTAGATTCGGGTAAGTTGTAGCAGTAGTAGACTAAGTTCGATAAAGACATTTTGTCTGCTTTGGATCGTATTTTTGTGTTGGTACAGATTTTATGGAGTAACAGTGTGCCCATCGGGCATTATTTCAACTTCTGACTCCAACTAAAAACATCTGTACCCATGGCAACTCTGCTGTATAACAATCGTCCTGCTTTGCGTCCGTCACGTGCTTTCAACTCCGTGCTAAACGAAATGCTGCGCGACACACTACCCATCACCAATCAGCCGTCTAAGGTGTTTAACCCGGCCGCCGATGTGCTGGAATCGGAGCAGGGATTTGAACTGCAACTCGCGCTGCCCGGCGTAGCAAAAGAGGATGTGAAAATCGACTTTCAGGAAGGTCAGCTAATTATCAGCGGTGAGCGGAAAGCGCCGGAAGCCACCGAAAACGCCCCCAAATTTCACCGCGCCGAAACCGGCTACGGCAGCTTCTCCCGGAGCTTCCGCCTACCCGATACCGTGGATGTAACCGCTATTGGCGCTGAACTGACGGATGGGATTCTTCGCGTAAGCTTGCCTTTTGACAGCAAAAAAGTGACGAAACACCATATCGAAGTGCGCTAAACCCTACGGGTTCTGAAAAAAGGCATCCGTCTGGGTGCCTTTTTTGTTGGCTCGCGTGTTGCTAGAGAACATGCACGAGCCCAAGCGCAGATTGTAGCCTTTCTGTCGACTAACCGGCTCTACTCATCGACCTGATGCAACCAGATACCAACTGACTCGCATCTTTCGTTTCAGGAAGCGCACGACATGTGCGTTTCATCTTGTTTTGTAAATTCGGTCATCTTCTTTTTCCCTTCATTATCATTTCTTACCCATGCAAGCAAAACAAATGATGCTCGGTCTGCTCGGTTCCGCCGTATTGGGTGGTGGCGTGGCAGTGGGTGGGTACAAGCTGCTGGAACCAGAGCGCGCCAACGCGCCTCAGGTAGTAGCCGCTGACCCCAACATACGGTACACGAGTGAGCTGCGCAGCAGCAATTACGTGGTGCCCGAAGGCCTCAACTTTACGGCTGCAGCTGCGTCCGTGACGCCGGCCGTGGTACACGTC
This genomic window contains:
- a CDS encoding Hsp20/alpha crystallin family protein, which gives rise to MATLLYNNRPALRPSRAFNSVLNEMLRDTLPITNQPSKVFNPAADVLESEQGFELQLALPGVAKEDVKIDFQEGQLIISGERKAPEATENAPKFHRAETGYGSFSRSFRLPDTVDVTAIGAELTDGILRVSLPFDSKKVTKHHIEVR
- a CDS encoding M20 metallopeptidase family protein; its protein translation is MQHLLSRIKTLAAEHAADTVALRQHLHAHPELSFEEHNTVAFVTEQLRKMGLKPQPIANTGVVALIEGRNPGTRTVALRADMDALPITEQNEVPYKSTNPGVMHACGHDVHTSSLLGAARILTELKDEFEGTVKLMFQPGEEKLPGGASLMIQEGVLENPKPASVLGQHVFPMLPAGQIGIRPGRYMASTDELYLTVRGKGGHGAMPEMNLDPVLVAAHIIVAAQQLVSRRANPKLPTVLSFGKVIANGATNVIPNEVYLEGTFRTLNEEWRNEAHGHLRRLCEGLADAMGATCELEIRRGYPYLENEPKLTARVREAAEQYLGAENVIELDQWMAAEDFAYFSQAADACFYRLGTRAQDGRFASSVHTPTFDIEPQALETGPGLMAWLTLQELAVH
- a CDS encoding sporulation protein, with the protein product MMKPYLRNVLLFSAFLALGACAATAPASTGTTAPVDTAKTKPAQPLPAEDLGRYRPVFVAPKEVAAPVTKPAVAPTNHVNPQIEQRLRDQAYTNQNVKYAQGYRILAYVGLERDKAMSIRRSVISRYPDETDYLTFKQPVFRLYIGDYLTRLDAEQAMLRIRPLAPKAELESAQVVLNKTAF